DNA from Candidatus Wallbacteria bacterium:
TCTACATAAGCAAAATAAGCTTCTTGTGTTGTCAGAAAGTTTATATGCTGCTCAACATCCAATCTGTATGCCATAACACTTTCCATTCCTGTCCTGCGGGCTTTTTCCATCCTGTGATTCCCGTCAATCAGGTTGAATTTTCCAGGCGCGATTTCCGCCAGTATAACCGGTTCGGAGTTCTGAACAGAATCAAGATGCTTTTCGTTTATGGTGGAAAAAGTACTGGGAAAATCTTTTACTGCCACATTCTCCAGCACAACTTCATCCGGATGGCTGTGAATAAACGCAAGCATCTTTGTAATGTTAAAATGAAAAATTCCATTCCTGAATATTTCATCACCTTCATCAATTGAAACCGGGTTGAATTTTTTGTCAGGTTTCAACAGCCTTTCAGGAATTTTCTTTATCTTTTTCATTTATCCAGTCCTTCTATTTAACGCTTTCCGGCTTGTCTAATAACCTGGTAAGATGTTGTGCAAAGTGAAGGTCTGATACTGTTTCGTTTCATATCAGAATTTTTCTGAGTTCAGATGGAAGGTCCAAGTTGGCCCAGATCTTCTCGTCGCACAAGTTTGAAGTTTTCTGGCTCAATAATGTTGTAGCTAGTTCAATAATTTGATCTTTGACTTTAGGCTCAGAAGGTACTTTTGACCAAAGAATCTCAAGAAATTTAGCCACTGCAATATTGTCCATGAGATGATTTTTGAAAACTGCGATGAATTGACCTAGATCCTCAGGATCATTGCTATTTATTTTTAGATAAGAGTCTGCTATGTAAGAAAAAGTTGATTCGGTGATTCCTGGTTGACACATCTCTAAAATGTATTTGTTCTTAACAATATCAGAATCTTTGGAAATATGATCTAATACAGTCCGGTGAGGAAAACTAAACCTGTGAGTTACTGCCATCATTGCTACAATA
Protein-coding regions in this window:
- a CDS encoding ParB/Srx family N-terminal domain-containing protein; this encodes MKKIKKIPERLLKPDKKFNPVSIDEGDEIFRNGIFHFNITKMLAFIHSHPDEVVLENVAVKDFPSTFSTINEKHLDSVQNSEPVILAEIAPGKFNLIDGNHRMEKARRTGMESVMAYRLDVEQHINFLTTQEAYFAYVEYWNRKIEDLQHRLELKNGGNCCYPG